The proteins below come from a single Treponema phagedenis genomic window:
- a CDS encoding cytidine deaminase, translating to MEISREYLNLFEEAAKAAQTAYCPYSNFHVGAALLLDDGSVITGINIENRSYGLSNCAERTALFKAISMGKKDFKAIAIATPDANYPVGPCGACRQVISEFMDKKAVVLFGSEKQNIVYTTVEEIYPFDSLHELGKNN from the coding sequence ATGGAAATTTCAAGAGAGTATCTTAATTTATTTGAAGAAGCGGCAAAAGCGGCTCAAACAGCGTATTGTCCTTATTCGAATTTTCATGTGGGAGCAGCCCTGCTTTTAGACGACGGATCCGTTATTACCGGAATTAATATTGAAAATCGCTCATACGGATTGTCAAACTGCGCCGAACGAACTGCCTTATTTAAAGCGATTTCAATGGGCAAAAAAGATTTTAAAGCTATCGCTATCGCAACCCCCGACGCAAACTATCCGGTTGGACCGTGCGGCGCATGCAGGCAGGTTATATCCGAATTCATGGATAAAAAAGCCGTTGTATTATTCGGTTCCGAAAAACAAAACATCGTTTACACCACTGTAGAAGAAATCTATCCCTTTGATTCCCTGCACGAGCTTGGCAAAAATAATTAG
- the trkA gene encoding Trk system potassium transporter TrkA, which produces MRIIIVGCGITGSELARRLISKKHDVTIIEQDEETARHAANRLDCMVIHDAGNSSQVLIEAGIAKADALVAVTDSDELNMIICGVAEGIAPDVLKIARVRNENYVQSLHKTKDRTLGINFLVHPDEEAANAIINTVERGAVSEIISFHNSPYELSRFIVGKGSALDGIALYDIRKIIAVPFVVVSLEMRNKHVIPSGETILMAGTRISILTLPEHISRFYELAGFKMQNIKKVALIGFGKVGRLITEGLADKPKFGFFSKFLGLGSGMRWEFVIIDKDSASAKQAAAEFSNATVYNGDVTDEAFVEEISLDSFDLVIAATQNYELNMITGAYLKTLGVPKIITLVQSALMENIAYKIGLDVAISFKDTVVDAIMSHLGGANVTGIHTMGNRQFEIIELVIASNSEVIGKTLKEISKHGIFLILLVTNEKGCTIPGGDTELAAGDKLVFIVQSQQSDEIIEFLGGKK; this is translated from the coding sequence ATGAGAATAATTATTGTCGGCTGCGGCATAACCGGCTCCGAGCTTGCACGCCGTTTAATTTCCAAAAAACATGATGTTACGATTATTGAGCAGGATGAAGAAACCGCCCGCCATGCGGCAAACCGCTTGGACTGTATGGTTATCCACGACGCCGGTAACAGCAGTCAGGTGCTTATTGAAGCGGGAATTGCAAAGGCTGATGCGCTTGTTGCCGTAACGGACTCCGATGAGCTGAATATGATTATCTGCGGTGTTGCCGAAGGGATTGCCCCCGATGTTTTGAAAATTGCGCGGGTACGCAATGAAAATTATGTGCAATCTTTGCATAAAACAAAAGACAGAACGCTTGGGATTAATTTTCTTGTGCATCCGGACGAGGAAGCGGCTAATGCGATTATCAATACGGTAGAACGCGGAGCGGTGAGCGAGATTATTTCGTTTCATAATTCCCCTTATGAGTTAAGCAGATTTATAGTCGGAAAAGGCAGCGCACTTGACGGCATTGCGTTGTACGATATTCGCAAAATCATAGCGGTGCCTTTTGTGGTGGTCTCGCTTGAAATGCGCAATAAGCATGTTATCCCTTCAGGAGAAACAATTTTGATGGCGGGAACACGAATCTCGATTTTAACTTTACCTGAACATATTTCCCGTTTTTATGAGCTTGCGGGCTTTAAGATGCAAAACATAAAAAAGGTTGCGCTTATCGGCTTCGGAAAGGTCGGCCGTCTTATTACCGAAGGTTTGGCGGACAAACCGAAATTCGGATTTTTCAGCAAATTTTTAGGTCTGGGCTCAGGGATGCGCTGGGAATTTGTTATTATCGATAAGGATTCCGCCTCGGCAAAGCAGGCTGCCGCCGAGTTTTCCAACGCAACCGTATATAACGGCGATGTAACCGATGAAGCTTTTGTGGAAGAGATATCCTTAGATTCTTTTGATTTGGTTATTGCCGCAACACAAAATTATGAGCTGAACATGATAACCGGCGCTTACTTAAAAACGCTCGGCGTGCCTAAGATAATTACCTTAGTGCAAAGTGCATTAATGGAAAATATTGCGTATAAAATAGGGCTCGATGTTGCAATCTCTTTTAAGGATACCGTTGTTGATGCGATTATGAGTCATCTCGGAGGTGCGAATGTAACCGGAATCCATACGATGGGTAACCGGCAGTTTGAAATTATTGAGCTTGTAATTGCAAGTAATTCCGAAGTAATCGGAAAAACACTAAAAGAAATTTCAAAACACGGTATATTTCTTATTTTGCTAGTTACCAATGAAAAGGGCTGTACCATCCCCGGCGGCGACACCGAGCTTGCAGCCGGTGATAAATTGGTGTTTATTGTGCAATCGCAGCAAAGCGATGAGATTATCGAATTTCTTGGCGGAAAAAAATGA
- a CDS encoding TrkH family potassium uptake protein has translation MKVSHYIKILFMILAIVALSFLIPIAVALYLKEYHLIPSFLIPMCVVCGIAAILFFKDFFTDQRKQLRLSTQGGIALVALAWIGACLLGAVPFLISGVIPEFADALFESVSGFTTTGSTILLDVDSCPMTMHIWRTQMHWLGGMGIVALTVALFPLLGVGGFHLIKSETTGPDKGKVTSKITQTAKALWFIYLGLTLLQIILLIIAGMSFLDSVCYSFATLGTGGFSTKNASLGAYNSPAADIIITVFMFLAGVNFSLYFRLFTGHIGEVAKNSELRSYVWIVLISSLLIAFSIYPIYGMGNSLRHSFFQVVSIITTTGFATVNFDLWPEFAKSILFLLMFIGGCSGSTAGGIKVIRWVILKKQAANEIKRLLYPHGVFSIQLNKRPGRKDVVYSVAGFIFLYFMLLLATFLVASMDKANTFTALTAALALVGNIGPGFDLVGPAGNFAFFSAPAKIFFSFSMLAGRLELYTMLLFFYPLVAKIKSL, from the coding sequence ATGAAAGTCAGCCACTATATAAAAATACTTTTTATGATTTTAGCAATTGTCGCTTTAAGTTTTCTTATTCCTATTGCCGTAGCGCTGTATTTAAAAGAGTATCATTTAATTCCCTCTTTTTTAATTCCGATGTGTGTTGTCTGCGGTATTGCGGCGATTCTTTTTTTCAAAGATTTTTTTACCGATCAAAGAAAGCAACTGCGGCTTTCAACGCAGGGCGGAATTGCCCTTGTGGCGCTTGCATGGATTGGCGCCTGCTTACTCGGTGCCGTGCCTTTTTTAATTTCGGGCGTAATTCCGGAATTTGCCGATGCCTTATTTGAATCCGTTTCGGGTTTTACCACAACAGGCTCCACGATTTTACTTGATGTTGACAGCTGCCCGATGACCATGCATATTTGGAGAACACAAATGCACTGGCTCGGCGGCATGGGAATTGTTGCCTTGACGGTTGCGCTTTTTCCGCTGCTCGGCGTCGGCGGGTTTCATTTAATCAAAAGCGAAACAACGGGGCCGGATAAGGGGAAGGTTACGTCAAAAATAACACAGACGGCAAAGGCACTGTGGTTTATTTACCTTGGCTTAACCCTGCTGCAAATAATTTTACTGATTATTGCCGGCATGTCTTTTTTAGATTCCGTATGCTATAGCTTTGCAACGCTCGGCACCGGAGGTTTTTCTACCAAAAATGCAAGCCTTGGCGCCTACAACTCGCCTGCGGCGGATATCATTATCACCGTTTTTATGTTTCTTGCGGGCGTCAATTTTAGTTTGTATTTTAGATTATTCACCGGACATATCGGAGAAGTGGCAAAAAATTCCGAACTGCGCTCGTATGTTTGGATTGTGCTTATCTCCTCGCTTTTAATCGCTTTCAGCATTTATCCGATATACGGCATGGGCAATTCGCTGCGCCATAGTTTTTTTCAAGTTGTTTCTATTATAACTACCACGGGATTTGCCACAGTAAACTTTGACCTTTGGCCTGAATTCGCAAAATCAATTCTTTTTTTATTAATGTTCATTGGCGGCTGCTCGGGCTCAACCGCGGGCGGCATAAAGGTTATTCGATGGGTTATCTTAAAAAAACAGGCTGCAAACGAAATAAAACGCCTATTATATCCGCACGGAGTTTTCAGCATTCAGCTGAACAAACGCCCCGGAAGAAAAGACGTGGTATACAGCGTAGCCGGATTTATCTTCCTGTATTTTATGCTCTTACTTGCAACATTTTTGGTAGCCTCCATGGACAAAGCCAATACATTTACCGCCCTCACTGCTGCCCTTGCGCTGGTAGGAAATATCGGCCCCGGCTTTGACTTAGTCGGCCCCGCGGGAAACTTTGCCTTTTTCTCCGCCCCCGCAAAAATCTTTTTTTCCTTTTCAATGCTCGCCGGCCGCCTTGAACTATACACTATGCTCCTGTTTTTCTATCCCCTTGTCGCCAAAATAAAAAGTCTATAA
- a CDS encoding IS5 family transposase has translation MNQRGLFDEEDRLRVLSNLGDCLERLNEKINWELFLPILNKALKKYPKGPGGRPPFNFLMMFKIVILQRMYNISDDQTEYQINDRLSFMRFLGIGLKDKVPDAKTIWLFKEKLIEAKVSRKLFDKFSRELQRNNLIGKEGTIIDARIVEVPIQHNTREENEQRAREIPQEWKTKKNGAKLAQKDCDARWTQKNKQSFFGYKNHAKVDAKSKLIVKATVPPANVHDSQELKNLITKEDTIIYADSAYIGEKIEKVLKQKNIENQICERGARGRELTQEQKISNRKKSKTRARIEHVMR, from the coding sequence ATGAACCAAAGAGGCCTTTTTGACGAAGAAGATCGATTGCGAGTATTGAGTAATCTTGGCGATTGCTTAGAACGGTTAAACGAAAAAATTAATTGGGAACTATTTTTGCCCATCTTAAATAAAGCGCTTAAGAAATACCCGAAAGGACCGGGCGGTCGACCGCCATTTAATTTTTTGATGATGTTCAAAATTGTCATCCTACAGCGCATGTATAACATAAGCGATGATCAAACTGAATATCAGATAAATGATCGATTATCCTTTATGCGTTTTTTGGGAATAGGGTTAAAAGACAAAGTGCCTGACGCAAAAACAATTTGGTTGTTTAAAGAAAAACTAATAGAAGCAAAAGTATCAAGGAAATTATTTGACAAGTTCTCGAGGGAATTACAACGAAATAACTTAATCGGCAAAGAAGGAACAATCATTGATGCGAGGATCGTTGAGGTACCAATACAACATAATACGAGAGAGGAAAATGAACAGAGGGCTCGGGAAATACCGCAAGAGTGGAAAACAAAGAAAAATGGGGCAAAACTGGCGCAAAAAGACTGCGATGCACGGTGGACGCAGAAGAATAAGCAGTCTTTTTTCGGATATAAAAACCATGCAAAAGTAGATGCAAAAAGTAAACTCATTGTAAAAGCAACCGTACCCCCTGCCAATGTTCATGATAGCCAAGAATTAAAAAACCTGATCACAAAAGAAGATACCATTATTTATGCTGACAGTGCCTACATCGGAGAAAAGATAGAGAAAGTTTTAAAACAGAAGAATATAGAAAATCAAATTTGCGAACGCGGAGCGCGTGGAAGAGAACTCACACAAGAACAGAAAATAAGCAATAGGAAAAAATCAAAAACAAGAGCACGTATAGAACACGTAATGCGCTGA
- a CDS encoding IS4 family transposase — MQQRLIYAVKRSHGLEFRETKGGIKLSIKLDAAGNIPCHAVINNARHHESVDTDKIPFKKNDIVAFDRGYCSFSYFKSLCNSHIYFVTRLKSNIKHQVISTHKESSDKNILSDEIILFTGNAAQGIQDIPFRKIKSYDPDTCKTIIILTNNLSLAASTIAKIYKNRWSIELFFKAIKQNLRIKKFYGRSRSAVLTQIWIALICYLLFAYLKFKTKVDRSFTEFMSVFPTIIFKRICLL, encoded by the coding sequence ATGCAACAACGATTGATTTATGCCGTAAAACGTTCCCATGGTCTTGAGTTTAGAGAAACAAAGGGAGGCATTAAGCTCTCGATAAAATTAGATGCTGCAGGAAATATCCCCTGTCATGCAGTTATTAATAACGCACGGCATCATGAAAGTGTTGATACAGATAAAATACCATTCAAAAAAAATGATATCGTTGCTTTTGACAGAGGGTATTGTAGTTTTTCTTACTTTAAATCGTTATGCAACTCTCATATTTACTTCGTTACTCGCTTAAAATCAAATATAAAGCACCAAGTAATCAGCACACATAAAGAATCAAGCGATAAAAATATTCTTTCGGATGAAATTATTCTGTTTACCGGAAACGCGGCACAAGGTATACAGGACATACCATTTCGAAAAATAAAGTCTTATGATCCGGACACATGTAAAACCATCATAATTCTGACCAATAACTTGTCTTTAGCGGCTTCTACGATAGCGAAAATCTATAAAAACAGATGGAGTATAGAGTTGTTTTTTAAAGCTATAAAGCAAAACTTAAGGATAAAAAAGTTTTATGGCAGAAGCCGGAGCGCTGTTCTTACACAAATATGGATAGCACTTATTTGCTATTTATTATTTGCGTACCTGAAATTTAAAACGAAGGTTGACCGGTCTTTTACAGAATTTATGTCGGTATTCCCTACAATTATATTTAAACGCATTTGCCTTTTATAA
- a CDS encoding DUF4372 domain-containing protein, translating to MNKYNTILGQLLEPISFVFSRSQFEKLVIETNAEKGAKGFSCWQQFVSLVFAQTTGQTSLRGIEQALKVNRSSFYHLNIIRKINRSTLSYANNNRPCELYEQLFYYLSNLLQSIKPKHQFKFKNPLYSIDATTIDLCRKTFPWS from the coding sequence TTGAATAAGTATAACACAATATTAGGACAATTGCTAGAACCCATTTCGTTCGTCTTCTCGCGATCTCAATTTGAAAAGTTGGTCATTGAAACGAATGCAGAAAAAGGCGCAAAAGGTTTTAGTTGTTGGCAGCAATTTGTCAGCTTAGTGTTTGCACAAACAACCGGTCAAACAAGTCTTCGGGGTATCGAGCAAGCACTGAAAGTAAATCGCAGTAGTTTTTATCATCTGAATATTATCAGAAAAATAAACCGTTCAACACTATCATATGCGAATAACAATCGTCCCTGTGAGCTTTACGAACAACTGTTTTATTATCTTTCTAACCTGCTTCAATCGATAAAGCCAAAACATCAGTTCAAGTTTAAAAATCCATTGTATAGTATTGATGCAACAACGATTGATTTATGCCGTAAAACGTTCCCATGGTCTTGA
- a CDS encoding leucine-rich repeat domain-containing protein, producing the protein MMKNSSIVKKGPMEVYKSLLVAALTIAALGIFGGLTACKQSATSMGTPENGNVTVTITGENLKDIPTGGKNVVFNAGTTWKTVQKDLKSKITPQDNYEIETWSLEGKEIADSYQFKANATIVVKTRRKGTSPVPAGITVTVQGDANVTGVPLTLPATDKKWADIKADAETKISFNEGYEFASYRVNKKDGEYITDGYVFTKDTTVFVISKAKGAQPNPTVTIHIKGDSNLILISDEMAVNKGKSWADIKADAEAKINFKEGYELAEWKLGDANGSKIEDSHVFTEETSVFVLAKKKGTTPAPTPFKNFITTETNGVLTITGYNGNPPAILVIPEVINGKQVVGISKDAFTEKISITKVVFPKSLKTIEDAEWGWIGLVCKYKGTFSGCKNLTVLDFSACENFTSIGNGAFNGCSGITALTLPASITSIGHQAFYGCSGITGSLTLPDSLTAIGDWAFSGCSGITALTLPDSLTAIGDWAFSNCSGITGSLTLPDSLTAIGSSAFFGCIGITSLALPASLISIGSSAFFSCIGITSLALPDSLTAIGHSAFSGCRGITGSLTLPDSLTAIGSSAFFGCIGITSLALPASLISIGSSAFFSCIGITSLALPDSLTAIGHSAFSGCTQAVITLPQSITTIDVKAFGDRDNTTSLCKAVRVPNSTIKQMVEDSQYTKNTDKNNPPYIEVYTP; encoded by the coding sequence ATGATGAAAAACTCATCAATTGTTAAAAAAGGACCCATGGAGGTATACAAGTCCTTATTGGTTGCCGCACTAACAATTGCAGCATTGGGTATTTTCGGGGGGCTTACCGCTTGTAAGCAGTCGGCCACTTCGATGGGCACGCCAGAAAACGGCAACGTTACCGTCACAATAACAGGCGAAAACTTAAAAGACATTCCTACAGGCGGAAAAAACGTTGTGTTTAACGCCGGTACTACTTGGAAAACGGTACAAAAAGACCTCAAATCCAAAATAACTCCCCAAGATAACTACGAAATTGAAACGTGGTCGCTTGAAGGTAAAGAAATAGCCGATTCCTATCAGTTTAAGGCAAATGCAACTATTGTTGTCAAAACAAGGCGAAAAGGAACAAGCCCTGTACCGGCGGGAATTACCGTAACGGTGCAAGGCGATGCGAATGTTACAGGCGTTCCGCTTACACTGCCGGCAACAGATAAAAAGTGGGCGGACATAAAAGCGGATGCCGAAACTAAAATAAGCTTTAACGAAGGCTATGAGTTTGCTTCTTACCGAGTGAACAAAAAAGACGGGGAGTACATAACCGATGGATATGTTTTTACAAAAGACACAACCGTTTTTGTCATATCAAAAGCAAAGGGAGCGCAGCCAAATCCTACAGTTACCATACACATAAAAGGAGACAGTAATCTTATCCTTATTTCTGATGAAATGGCGGTGAATAAGGGTAAAAGCTGGGCGGACATAAAAGCGGATGCCGAAGCTAAAATAAACTTTAAAGAAGGCTATGAGCTTGCCGAATGGAAGCTGGGCGATGCAAACGGAAGTAAAATAGAAGACAGTCATGTATTCACCGAAGAGACGAGTGTTTTTGTTTTAGCAAAGAAAAAAGGAACAACGCCTGCACCGACACCGTTCAAAAATTTTATAACGACTGAAACGAACGGAGTGCTTACCATTACCGGCTACAACGGAAATCCGCCCGCAATACTGGTAATACCCGAAGTAATAAACGGAAAGCAGGTTGTAGGTATTAGCAAGGACGCATTTACGGAAAAAATAAGCATAACAAAGGTGGTATTCCCAAAAAGCCTTAAAACAATTGAAGACGCCGAATGGGGATGGATCGGCCTTGTCTGCAAATACAAAGGAACCTTTTCAGGTTGTAAAAACTTAACTGTGCTTGACTTTTCCGCCTGTGAAAATTTTACCTCCATCGGAAACGGGGCTTTTAATGGCTGCAGCGGTATAACGGCACTTACGCTGCCTGCGTCTATTACCTCCATCGGGCATCAGGCTTTTTACGGCTGCAGCGGTATAACGGGCTCACTTACGCTGCCTGACTCCCTTACCGCCATCGGGGACTGGGCTTTTTCCGGCTGCAGCGGTATAACGGCACTTACGCTGCCTGACTCCCTTACCGCCATCGGGGACTGGGCTTTTTCCAACTGCAGCGGTATAACGGGCTCACTTACGCTGCCTGACTCCCTTACCGCCATCGGGAGCTCTGCTTTTTTCGGCTGCATCGGTATAACCTCACTTGCGCTACCTGCATCTCTTATCTCCATCGGAAGCTCTGCTTTTTTCAGCTGCATCGGTATAACCTCACTTGCACTACCTGACTCCCTTACCGCCATCGGACACTCTGCTTTTTCTGGCTGCCGCGGTATAACGGGCTCACTTACGCTGCCTGACTCCCTTACCGCCATCGGGAGCTCTGCTTTTTTCGGCTGCATCGGTATAACCTCACTTGCGCTACCTGCATCTCTTATCTCCATCGGAAGCTCTGCTTTTTTCAGCTGCATCGGTATAACCTCACTTGCACTACCTGACTCCCTTACCGCCATCGGACACTCTGCTTTTTCCGGCTGCACGCAGGCGGTTATTACGCTGCCTCAAAGCATAACAACGATAGACGTGAAAGCTTTCGGAGATAGGGATAATACAACGTCACTTTGTAAAGCAGTGCGAGTGCCGAACAGCACCATCAAACAGATGGTAGAAGATTCACAGTATACGAAGAATACTGACAAGAATAACCCACCGTATATTGAGGTGTATACCCCTTAA
- a CDS encoding site-specific DNA-methyltransferase yields the protein MELIYNGKKTKEAILGMQNNYSFSAPWNKKNNLLIQGDNFSSMQILLQEYNLEGRVDFIYIDPPFATNSVFAIGDDRTSTVSPGGNDKIAYSDKLVGADFLEFLRERLIPAHKMLSKNGSIYLHIDYKIGHYVKIIMDEIFGIENFKNDITRIKCNPKNFSRRAYGNIKDLILFYSKTKNNIWHNPCEPFSDDDIKRLYKKIDKNGRLYTTIPLHAPGETKTGVTGGEFKGLKPPPGRHWRSDPKELEELDRRGLIEWSSNEVPRKIIYADEQKGKKMQDIWDFKDYQYPAYPTEKNLSLLKHLIESSSNEDSIIFDFFCGSGTTLVAAQELGRKWIGIDKSEEAIKITKQKLSQCSPELFSAHEYDFLTIQSKAKLKQAAANQ from the coding sequence ATGGAGCTGATATATAACGGAAAAAAAACGAAAGAAGCGATTTTGGGTATGCAAAATAACTATTCATTTTCCGCACCATGGAATAAAAAGAATAATCTTCTTATTCAGGGCGATAATTTTTCGTCTATGCAAATATTGTTACAGGAGTATAATCTTGAAGGAAGGGTTGATTTTATCTATATAGATCCGCCTTTTGCAACAAACAGTGTTTTTGCTATTGGAGATGATAGAACAAGTACTGTTAGCCCGGGCGGTAATGATAAAATTGCTTATAGCGATAAACTTGTTGGTGCAGATTTCTTAGAGTTTCTACGCGAACGTTTGATTCCGGCTCATAAAATGCTTTCAAAAAACGGCTCAATTTATTTACACATTGATTATAAAATAGGACATTATGTAAAAATTATCATGGATGAAATTTTCGGTATAGAAAATTTTAAAAATGATATTACGCGAATAAAATGCAACCCCAAAAATTTTTCACGGCGCGCCTATGGGAACATAAAAGACCTGATACTGTTTTATTCAAAAACAAAAAATAATATTTGGCATAACCCCTGTGAGCCTTTTTCAGATGACGATATAAAACGCCTTTATAAAAAGATAGATAAAAACGGCCGTTTATATACGACAATCCCTCTGCACGCACCCGGTGAAACAAAAACCGGCGTTACCGGAGGGGAATTTAAAGGACTAAAGCCACCGCCCGGAAGGCACTGGCGCTCCGATCCGAAAGAACTTGAAGAACTGGATAGGCGAGGATTGATAGAATGGTCTTCAAACGAAGTCCCCCGAAAAATTATTTATGCTGATGAGCAAAAGGGTAAAAAGATGCAAGATATCTGGGATTTTAAAGATTACCAATATCCTGCATATCCAACCGAGAAAAATCTATCATTACTCAAACACTTAATCGAAAGCTCATCTAATGAAGACAGTATTATCTTTGATTTTTTCTGCGGTTCAGGCACAACATTGGTAGCAGCGCAAGAGCTTGGACGAAAATGGATTGGAATTGATAAATCTGAAGAGGCAATTAAAATCACAAAACAAAAATTATCACAGTGCAGTCCTGAATTATTTTCTGCACATGAATATGATTTTTTAACTATTCAATCTAAAGCAAAATTAAAACAAGCAGCTGCTAATCAATAA
- a CDS encoding type II restriction enzyme: MNRWTELSIEYANQRNYLDHLFRVYPTIPEGIRDIDGQR; encoded by the coding sequence ATGAATCGCTGGACAGAATTAAGTATAGAGTATGCAAACCAAAGAAATTATCTTGATCACCTGTTCCGTGTTTATCCGACAATTCCGGAAGGGATTCGGGATATTGATGGGCAGCGATGA
- the trhA gene encoding PAQR family membrane homeostasis protein TrhA: MTNKIKRRYTVGEEIANAITHGVGVGLSIAALVLLIVRANRYAPPELKAGYIVGFSIFGASLIILYLFSTLYHALPLGAKKVFQIFDHCSIYILIAGTYTAFCLTALHGAIGWTIFGIIWGFAIAGIVLYAIFQNKFPIFSLITYIVMGWIIIFAARPLKSQLPSISFLFLILGGIVYTAGCIFFALKKIRWMHTIWHFFVLGGSILHFFSMYYSL; encoded by the coding sequence ATGACAAATAAAATCAAAAGACGCTATACAGTCGGGGAAGAAATTGCAAATGCTATTACACACGGAGTTGGAGTGGGGCTTTCCATTGCCGCCCTCGTTTTACTCATTGTGCGGGCAAATCGCTATGCGCCGCCGGAGCTTAAAGCGGGGTACATTGTCGGCTTCAGTATTTTCGGCGCATCTTTAATTATTTTGTATCTGTTTTCTACACTGTATCACGCTTTGCCGCTCGGTGCAAAAAAAGTATTTCAAATTTTTGACCATTGCTCCATTTATATTTTAATTGCGGGAACGTATACGGCATTTTGCTTAACCGCTCTGCACGGAGCAATCGGCTGGACAATCTTCGGGATTATTTGGGGCTTTGCAATTGCGGGCATTGTACTGTATGCAATCTTCCAAAACAAATTCCCTATATTTTCTCTTATTACCTATATTGTAATGGGCTGGATTATCATCTTTGCGGCACGTCCACTCAAATCGCAGCTCCCTTCAATCAGTTTTTTATTTTTAATCTTAGGTGGTATTGTATATACCGCGGGCTGTATTTTTTTTGCATTAAAAAAAATTAGGTGGATGCATACCATCTGGCATTTCTTTGTGCTCGGCGGAAGCATTCTTCACTTTTTTTCTATGTATTATAGCTTGTAA
- a CDS encoding DUF2804 domain-containing protein, with the protein MAEQQQHLYTRKISPAPDLPVKNGVPLFGSYSGWFKKFDIRGLKRPFGNLPIPVFLTNRRIISSMRFMFCNADIIGEMEFFSAGYFSFMETNLWQRKTNKRFSYRKLLPGGFMHLPKSIAYSVTACRTKKRYARIFSRLLQGMMHIDFDFSKSRDRPACEGRLDFYTGIKGAVNLSSVIPYQVRRRCQTTYLHCGTVNGWVSFGFNEDIHLDKNLAPGFFEFRNTYMPARMKRTILIGLGYIDRKLISFQLANSVAPDSYSYNDNILFYDGKRVPLPPVRITRPYGTTGVWIIQDTERMVDLTFTPISQSKRTISALILHADYNTIYGTFDGTLLTSTGEAVKLKNFAGIGKRIRMRI; encoded by the coding sequence ATGGCGGAGCAGCAGCAACATCTATATACAAGAAAAATATCACCGGCGCCGGATCTTCCGGTAAAAAACGGAGTGCCGCTTTTTGGCTCATACTCCGGCTGGTTTAAAAAATTTGATATTCGCGGCTTAAAGCGCCCTTTCGGGAATCTTCCGATACCGGTGTTTTTAACCAATAGACGTATAATAAGTTCTATGCGTTTTATGTTTTGTAACGCCGATATTATCGGTGAAATGGAATTTTTCTCGGCCGGGTATTTTTCCTTTATGGAAACAAACCTTTGGCAAAGAAAAACAAACAAACGGTTTTCTTATCGTAAACTCCTTCCCGGCGGATTTATGCATTTACCGAAAAGTATCGCATACAGTGTTACCGCATGCCGCACAAAAAAACGATACGCCCGCATTTTTTCTCGGCTTTTACAGGGTATGATGCACATTGATTTTGATTTTTCCAAATCTCGGGATAGACCTGCGTGCGAAGGGCGGCTTGATTTTTACACCGGAATTAAGGGGGCGGTAAATCTTTCTTCGGTAATTCCGTATCAGGTTCGAAGACGCTGCCAGACAACCTATTTGCATTGCGGGACGGTAAACGGCTGGGTGAGCTTCGGCTTTAATGAAGACATCCACTTAGATAAAAACCTCGCGCCCGGTTTTTTTGAATTTCGAAACACCTATATGCCCGCGCGAATGAAGCGAACTATTCTTATAGGACTCGGTTATATTGATCGTAAGCTTATCAGTTTTCAACTTGCAAATTCGGTTGCACCGGACAGTTATTCATACAATGATAATATTTTATTTTATGATGGTAAACGCGTGCCGCTGCCTCCGGTGCGAATAACAAGACCGTACGGAACAACAGGAGTTTGGATTATCCAAGACACTGAAAGAATGGTTGATCTTACCTTTACGCCGATCTCTCAAAGTAAAAGAACAATCAGCGCGCTAATTCTCCATGCGGATTATAACACCATTTACGGAACATTTGACGGAACACTGCTTACATCGACAGGGGAAGCGGTTAAACTAAAAAACTTTGCGGGAATCGGAAAACGCATTCGTATGAGAATTTAA